The genomic region TATACGTCGAACAGGGCGGTCCAGACGCGGTTGTGCTCCCTGGTATTGGTGGCCATGTTGCGCGGCTGGATCGCCGCATCGTAACGCGCCTCAAGCGTCGCGGCATTGGCCGATTCGAACAGCGCCTCATGGATATGGTGCGCGGCCAGCGCACGCACGAGGACGGGAAAACGTTCGTCGGCCAGCGCGAGGCGACGGAAGGTCGCCGAGTTGTCGACTGTGCGCTCGCGCCGCGCGTGCGGCAATAGCGGGAAGTTACGCGGCAGGTCGTGCCGTTCGCACAGGAACCGCGCGAGGAGCGCCCAGCCGCGGTACTGCTGCTCGGTGAACAGCATGTAGCGGCGGTCGCCCAGTGCCTCGCGCGCCGGCCCCGCGTAAGTGCGTGTCGTCCACCAACTCACGACCACCTCGCGGAAGGCGCGGTGCGAAATCCACAGCTTCGCGCCCGGCACGTCGTCGGCGTTCTGGTCGGCGTTCGCCGCCAGCGAGGCCCAGCGGCTGCCTGGCGGCGGCGATGATTCGCTCAGGTTGCCGGTCTCGACGCCGATTGCCCAATTGTTCGTGTGGTTGCCGTGCAATGTGATGCTCGGCATGTTGATCAGGCCGAAGACCGTCCCGTCACCTGGCACGAAATACTGCGTGCCTATGCCCGGATCATCCCGCTTCTCCCAGTCGGCCGGCGGGCCGACGTACCGCTTGACGAATTCCTCGACCCTCTCGCGCGGCGGAAAGCCGCCGGTCACGTGCACAACGACGGAACGCACATCGGGCATGAACGTGCCGAAACTCCCCGGGCGCCAGTTGGCCACTCCGGCCATCACCCGGGTCTGCGGGTCATCGCTGAACACGGTGGCCAGACGCGTCTGTAGTGAAGTGGGCATGGCCAACCTTTCAAGGACCAGTTCGAACAGCGGCACGGTCTGTCAGCGCGCGCCGCTGCGGTTCAAGGTGCCGAGCACCGCCCGGCTGTCTGCAAACCGGATTGCCTGTTCCCCGAGCTCCTGTGATCCAATCGTAGGCGCCTGCCTATGAGTTATGAAGATAGGGCTCCAAGAGCGACGGTTGAGCAATTCCCTTCATAAGTAGGTCTTGCTCATTTAGAACTTCCAGAAAGAGAGGGGAGCGATTCTTTAGCGCAAACCGAACAGCCACTGATCAGGAGTAACCATGCGTAGCATAGGATCCGCAAGCACCAGCGGAAGCTGTTCTAGACGATTTTCAAGAGAGGTCCACGCCATAGCGCTCCCATTATGGTGGTTGTCTTTTGTGTTACGCGATGGGGCAGGAGTGACCACCCCATTCTAGTGATGGCACTTTTGGCCAGTAATTGTGCACGGCAGTGAAAGTTGTGTGCGATGCAGACGAGTAACTTCTCTACACCAACTGCCAATTGCTGCATTCCATCCTCAATGATGGCAACTGCTCGTTGAAAAATCGGAGAGGACGTAAACTATTCGCAGGCTTTTAACTTGTCAACCTAAATAAATCAAATACGTGTAATTTAGGACTTGAGTCTTCTATTTTTCTAAATAATAATCCCGCCTATTGGCGACAAATCATATATAGAAGCCACGGTCGATATAGATGGAATCAAATTGAAGTTTTCTATAAAACTGACCAATGTGCTGACTTCTGGCTTTGATCGTTCCTTACAACTCCTAGGGATGGTAGCTAACGAACCCTTTGTTTATTTCCGAAAGCTTCCTGCCGGTTCTGCGATACACGCCAACCCCTGTAAGCGGATATGTAGCTATTCAAAGGGAGCCGAATAGAAACAAGCGAAATCTTACCAATCTCAAGCTTGTCCCCTTCCCACGCTTCCCCCTCTTTTCGTCTAATTCGATGTGCTTTCAGCCGTGACCGGTTGGGAGGCATCACATTTTGTGAATTTCTCCGAGGAGAACACCCCAGTGTTTTTTTGTCGTTAATGTCGCTTGGTTCGTGACCCCGATGCGGTAAGCGGTCTGGGTCTCATCCCCATGAGGGGTTTCCTTTTTTAGAGAATTTCAAATAGGAAGTGGAGAGGGGGAGATCTGTAGCGGGCTCGGGTAGATTTATAGTGCTAGGGTGGAGAGGCTCAGAGGTGGCCCTCCGCCTGCCGCGAAGGTCCCGGCGGGTCTTGTCCTGGGGGGAAGAAGCATGCTTTTTCTGATTCAACCAATCTTGCTCGAGTACGGCGGACCTTCGCGGTACACGGACACGAGGCGGACACGCTATGATTATGCCGTGGATTGTTGCGAGCCTATGAAGGCGCATCTGGTCTGCAAGCTGTAGACAGAGCGGTTAGCGATCCGTTAGCGTGGGGCAGCAACTCAAGATCTAAGTTATTGATTCGTAAGCTTTGCAATAGGTTGGGGATAGTATCCCGGCTTCGGCACCAAAATCCCGTGCAATATCGTAGAGCCGATCCACTGGTTCTTTCGTGGCTTTCTTTCAAGGCTAGCGAGGCTCGTCGAGTATGGCGAGGCCGTTGCAAGCGGTTTACGAGTCATAGGGCAGCGTTCTGGCCGGGCATCTGATCCGCGGTGCAATCCTGGTTACATACTGCGGAATAGCTATTCTCAGGACAACCTGCTACGATATACTCGTTTCATCGCGGCGGACCTCGCGTGAAACATTTCAATTGAACGGTCCATCACCGATATTGTCTCACCCGGACCCGGAAACTGATCGGAAGCCTGACCAAAGCCGCTGTTCGTGATTGCGTCTTCGGCCCTCTCCTTCCTCTCATACCTCGCGCTGGTGTTTTCGACAATGTCACATTTGAAGGGAGGAACCTCATGGGTTCCAAATTATATGTAGGCGGTCTGCCGTACGCGGCAACCGAGACGCAACTCACCACTCTGTTTGCCGCACACGGCAAGGTTGAATCAGCCCGTGTCATCGCTGACAAGTTTACCGGGCAATCGCGAGGCTTCGGCTTCGTCGAAATGTCGACGCCGGAAGAAGCCCAGGCAGCCATTACGGCTTTGAATGGGTCTCAAATGGATGGTCGGTCACTTACGGTGAACGAAGCGAAGCCGCAGGAGTCCCGCTCCGGCGGTGGAAAGCGATTTGGTGGCGGAGGATCCGGCAACGATTTCGGCGGTCGGAATCGCTTCTAGTCTCGGGGCTGTTCTTGAGAGGGGCATCTCGATAAGATGCCCCTCTCCCTTTCCGCTCTACTGGCAGCAACTGTTCTGATAGCTTCCCACTCGGCAGCACTTCACACAATATCCAGGGTTCTTTGTCCTGACAGAATTTCTTGAGTCAGAAGTTGCCGAATGCGTGACCTTCTAGGATCACGGTTCAGATACGGATTGTTTCCTGGCAAGGGGAGAGATCCTCTAGCGCTGTGCACACGCTGACGACCTTCAGCCATTCCTGGGGCGTCGTGTAACTCCTTTGCCGCCGGATCGACGTGTCCGGGCACGTCCTTTCATCTCTTGCTCCGCCGATCTCAACAGCGTCTCGTCTCCAAATCCTTGGCTGGCGAGCGATGACACGGACCTTCTGATTGTTTCAATCGCCGTGGGTTCCGTCACAGCCGGATCGGACAAGCCCAGCAGTTCCCAGCGAATTTTCGGTTTCGATGTGGATCTGGTCTTCTTTTTCTTGGGGGCGTTCCGGTTCCAAACGGGTGAGATCTTCATCAGAAACCTTTCTTCAGTAGTGAATCAGCGACTATCGGCATGGCCATGTAATTGTAACAGATTGATGGATGACATGTTGTCGTCTATTGTGAGGGGACCTGAGCTAAGAACATGAGAATTAAGGCTTTTCGGCCGATTGTAGCCTAGAGAAGGCATGAATGCGCTGATCACGAGTTCACGCTAGAGGGGAGTATACAGCGGAGATCTCAGACTGCGATGCATTGACACTCACCGTGCCGGTCCTATCGAGCAGGGGCACTCACGGCTGCGGGACGCCGCCCACAATCTCAC from Nitrospira japonica harbors:
- a CDS encoding RNA recognition motif domain-containing protein gives rise to the protein MGSKLYVGGLPYAATETQLTTLFAAHGKVESARVIADKFTGQSRGFGFVEMSTPEEAQAAITALNGSQMDGRSLTVNEAKPQESRSGGGKRFGGGGSGNDFGGRNRF